CCATCTGTGTGATTCGACACATTCAATCGATTCCAGTGACACGATGATGTGACAAGCCGCATCGTCGCTTGTCGAAATACCGACTCGTTGCAGTCGCACCAATTTCACGTGCGGTCGCTATGAGGCACCACAAGAATTGTGGCACGCGCTGCAAGAATGCCGAGGCACCATGAACGAAGAATTCGACTACGACCTGACGCCGTCCCAGTGGGAAACCTTGAAAGCGTTGCGGACGCCGGCATCAAAGCTGCCGCGCATGAGCCGCCACACGATCGACGGCCTGATCGCGCTCGAACTCGCCGCCATGAACGGTGACACGCCCGCCATCACCGCGAAGGGACGCAAGGTGCTGATTCGCGGCTCGTCGCTGCTGTTGCAGGATCTGGCGGCCTGATTCGCGGCATTGCGCACCTGCAGCATAAATTCAGGATTGACCGCACCTGATTCCCTGACATATCGCAGTTACATCGACTGAGTGGCAACTAGGGTTCCGGATGGCGAGACCGCCATCGCCGGTCCGAGCGTTGCGGAAACCGCGCCAGCCCGCGGCTGCACCCGAGGGACAAAAGCCCAGAGGAGGAGATGTCGAGATCTTTGTTCGCGCCAGATGGCACGGAGGTCTCATGTCGCTGCTCTCGCTAACCCTCGTCGTCCTCGCCGCCTTTATTCACGCCACATGGAATCTGCTGTCCAAGCGCGCCGCCGATGCCGGCCCGACCTTCGTCTTCGCCTACAATTTGTTCGCCTGCCTCGTCTATCTGCCGTGGATGATCTGGCTACTGATTTACGGTGACCTGCACTGGAACCTTCCGGTGGCCGGCTGCCTCGTGCTCAGCGCGGCCATTCATCTGGCCTACAGCCTTTGCCTGCAGCGCGGCTATCAGGTCGCCGACCTCTCCGTGGTCTATCCGATCGCGCGCGGCACCGGACCGCTGCTGTCCTCGATCGGCGCGTTCATCCTGCTGCGCGAGACGCCGACCGCGCAGGGCATCTTTGGGCTGCTCGCCGTCGTCGCCGGGATCGGCTTGATCACCACGCAGGGCGATCTCTCGGCGTTTCGCCGCCCGCGCGGCCTCGACGGCGTGCGCTGGGGCACCGCGACGGGATCGCTGATCGCGGGCTACACCGTCGTCGACGGATACGGCGTCAAGCTGCTCGGCATTCACCCAGTCGTGCTCGACTGGATCACCAACCTGCTGCGCTTCTTCATCATGCTGCCGATCGTGCTTTCGAACCTGCCTCGCGCGAAGGAGAAGATGAAAGGCTATTGGCTGCTGGCATTCGGGGTCGGCGCGCTGTCGCCGCTGTCCTACATCCTCGTGCTCACAGCCATCGAGATGGGCGCCCCACTCAGCCTGGTCGCACCCGCGCGTGAAATGTCGATGATGGTGGGCGCGCTGTTCGGC
This portion of the Bradyrhizobium sp. AZCC 2262 genome encodes:
- a CDS encoding DMT family transporter — protein: MSLLSLTLVVLAAFIHATWNLLSKRAADAGPTFVFAYNLFACLVYLPWMIWLLIYGDLHWNLPVAGCLVLSAAIHLAYSLCLQRGYQVADLSVVYPIARGTGPLLSSIGAFILLRETPTAQGIFGLLAVVAGIGLITTQGDLSAFRRPRGLDGVRWGTATGSLIAGYTVVDGYGVKLLGIHPVVLDWITNLLRFFIMLPIVLSNLPRAKEKMKGYWLLAFGVGALSPLSYILVLTAIEMGAPLSLVAPAREMSMMVGALFGMLILGERVTAWRVAGCAILIGGVILLGSAKA